The DNA sequence GCACATAGCCCAGCGCGGGCACCCGGCTCGGCCCGTACGGCAGCCGCCGTCCGTCGTGCGCGGCCGGTACGGCCCGGATGCGCACCTCGCCGACCGTGCACACATCCCCCGGGGCCATCTCCGTCACCCGCAGCCCGCGCGCCGCCACCACCCGCCGCAGTCCGGGCACGGCACGCCCGGCCCCGCGCGGCACCACCAGCTGGGTGCCGGGCGCCAGCTTGGCCAGCGAGCCGAGGTGCAGATGGTCGGCGTGCAGATGGGAGACCAGGGCCACGTCGGCCACCGCCGCGGCGGCCGGCGGTACCGGGCCCCGGCGCCGCCGCAGATGGGCCAGGCGCCGTACGAAGAGCGGATCGGTCAGCACCCGCACCCCGGAGTCCCGCACGGTCGCGGTGGCGTGCCCCCACCAGGTGATCTCCACCGACATCTCCCGCCTCCGTCCCTCGGGCCGTCCAACCGATCCTCTCACCCCACCGGGCGGACCCGTCCGGGCGGCCCGGCGGGGTGGAAATTCCATGGACCGGCGGGCGGCGCGTACGCCACGATGACCGGTGGCCCAGCCGCCGCTGCTGCCCGCCGACGGTGAACCCCTTCAGCGGGACCGGGCGCGACAGAAAGCGAAGCATCCGTATGAGCCGTGCGCTGCACCGGCGCGCCGTCGTCGCCGACGCCCACAACGACCTGCTGATAGCCGTCACCGCCCGCCCGCCGCACCGCTGGGCCGGCTACTTCCGGGAGCGCTGGCTGCCCCAGCTGCGCGAGGGCGGGGTGGACCTCCAGGTGCTGCCGGTCTTCATCGACGACCGGTTCCGCCCCGAGGGCGCGCTGCGCGAGACGCTGCGGATGATCGAGTGCGCCCACACCCTCGCCGAGGGCAACGCCGATGAGGTACGGCTGTGTCTGGACGGCGACGACATCGACGCCGCGCTCGCCGAGGGCCGGATCGCGCTGGTGCTGGCGCTGGAGAGCGCCCCCGGGCTGGACGCCGATGTGGAGCTGTTCTCCACCGTGCACCGCCTCGGGGTGCGCATCGCCTCGATCGCCCACTGGGGCCGTACCGCGCTGGCCGACGGCAGTGGTGAGGACGCCACCGGGAGCCGGCTCACCGAGGCCGGGGTCCGGGCGCTGCGCGAGATGGAGCGGCTGGGCATCCTCTTCGACGTCTCCCACCTGGGCGCCTCCGGGGTGGCCCATGTACTGGAGCTGGCCACCCGTCCCGTGCTGGCCACCCACTCCTCCGCCCGCGCGCTGCTGGACCATCACCGCAACCTCACCGATGAGCAGTTGCGCGGGATCGCCGCGACCGGCGGCCTGGTGTGCGTGAACTTCCTCGGCGAGTTCCTGGCCACCGACCAGGCCGACCGCACGGTGGACCGGCTGGCCGACCACATCCTCCACATCGCGGAGGTCATCGGCGTCGACCGGGTGGGTCTCGGCCCGGACTTCATCAAGGAGGTCAGCGACGACACCACCCCGCCCTGCTGCGAGGACGTCGAGTACGCCCGACTGCTGGTCCCCGGCCTCGAAGGCCCCCGCGGACTGCCTCTGGTGACCGAGGCGCTGATCCGCGGGGGCCTTCCGGAGGCAGACGTCGAGAAGATCCTCGGCGGCAATGTGCTGGACATCTTCCGCAAGGAACTGGGCCGCCCCCGTTGACACCCCCTTCCCCCGCCCGGCCCGAAGGGCGGTGCCCTACGGCCGGTGGCGGGGGCGGTGCCCTACGGCCCGACATGCCGGGGCGGTGAACTACCGCCCGGCGGCGGGGATGCTGCCCTACGGTCCGGCGGCGGGGCTGGTAAGCCACCGGCCGGTGGCGGGGACGTTGCCCTACCGCACGGTGCCGGGGATGGTGACTACGGCCCGGCAGCGGGGGTGGTGAATCACCGGCCGGTGGGGGCGGTGAGTCCATCGGCCGGTGGCGGGGATGGTGCCCTACGGCCCGGTGGCGAGGGCGATGAACTACCGCCCCGCGGCAGGGGTGGTGAGCCACCGCCCGGCGGCAGGGGCGGTGAATCACCGCCGGCAGCGGGGGCGGTGAACCACCGCCCGGTGGCGGGGACAGTGCCCTACGGCCCGACAGTGGGGGGTGAGCCACCCCCGGCCACGGTGCCCTACCGCCCGGCGGCGGCCAGGAAGGCGTCGATCGTGGCGAAGGTGGCCTGCGGTGCCTCCCGGGCGGGGAGGTGGCCCGCGTCCCGGATCAGCTCGAAGCGCGCCCCGGGGATGGCGGCGGCGTACGCGCGCCCGAAGTCGGGCGTGACGACCGTGTCGTTCTCGCCCCACACCGCGAGGGCGGGCACCTTCACCCGGGCGAGCCGGTGCAGCAGCTTCGGATCGGACAGCGACGGCCCGGTGTAGGCCAGCATCGCCCGGATGGCCTCGGGCGAGGGGCCCCGGGGCGGTTCCGGTGCGCCGGAGCCCTGCCCGGACGGCGGGGCAGCCGGGGCAGGCGAACCAGCCGGAGCAGCCGAACCAGCCGGGGCAGCCGGGGCAGGCGAACCAGGCGGGGCGGTGGGAATCCGCACCTCGTGCCCCTCGACCCGCGGTCCGATGGCGTCCACGATGATCAGGGCGCCGATGCGCCGGCCCCGGTCGCGCACGGTCATCTCGGAGGCGATCCAGCCGCCGAAGGAGCTGCCCAGGACGACGACATCGCTCAGGTCGCGGTCGTCCAGCAGTTCCAGATAGGTCTCGGCGAGGTCGCCGACCCCGGAGAACCACTCGGGCCGCGGGGTGCCGTCCCAGCCCGGGTGGGTCGGCGCCAGCACCCGGGAGGTGGCGGCGAAGTGGTCCACGACCCCGGTCATGGTGGCGGGGCCGCCGCCGCCATGCAGGACGAGCACGGGCCGGCCAGCGCCCACGTCCCGCACCGTCAGGGGGAGGCCGGGGTAGGGCTCGATGGTGAATCCCGTGGTCTGCTGGCTGGTCATCGGGCCGCACCCCCCGAGGTGACCGCGGTGAAGGCGTCCCGTGCGGTCCGCAGACCGTCCGGGCCGAAGAAGCCGGTGAGGTGCTCGGCCGACAGCGCGGCCGCCTCTTCGGCGCGCGGGAACATGGGTGTCTCGTAGGCGTTCAGGGCTGTCTCCAGGTCGTCGTGGGTGGCGAGGGCGAGGGCGAGTTCCGCGCCGTCGAGCATGGCGAGGTTGGCGCCCGCTCCCGCGAAGGGGGACATCAGATGGGCGGCGTCGCCCAGGAGCGTGACGCCGGGCACCCGGTCCCAGCGGTGGCCGATGGGCAGGGCGTGGATGGGCCGGGGGACGAGGGGGCCGTCGATGCCGGCGATCAGCGCGCGCAGTTGCTCGTCCCAGTCGGGGAAGAGGTCCAGGAGCCGCTTCTTGGACGCCGCCGGGTCCGCCGGGTCGATGAGGCCCGAACGGCTCCACTCCTCCGGCACCTTGACCGCGCTGTAGACGCGGATGCGGTCGCCGCCGTTGCGCTGGGCCGTCAGCCCCTTCTCGTCGGCCAGGGCGAACATCATGCCCTGTCCGACGAGTTCGGCGATGGCCGGGTGCCGGGTGCCGACGTCGCGCAGCAGACCGTCCACGAACGACAGGCCGGAGTAGACCGGGTCGGCGTGGGACAGCAGGGTCCGCACCCGGGACCACGCCCCGTCCGCGCCGACCAGCAGATCCGGCTCGACGGTCCGGCCGTCGGACAGGGTGAGCGTGGGCCGCCCGGCCGCCCCCATGGCGACCGTCCGCACCTTGTGGCCCCAGCGGACGGTCCCCTCGGGCAGCGAGCCCAGCAGCAGGTTCCGCAGTGCGCTGCGGTCGATCTCGGGGCGTTCCTCGCCCTCGCCCGGTTCCGGCGGGGGGATGCGGAGGCCGACGGTGGCGTCCTTGTCGAGCAGGCGCAGCTCCCCGCCCTCGGGACGGCTCAGCGGCCGGAACTCCTCGAGGAGTCCGGCGAGCAGCAGCGCGCGCTGGCCGGACTCCCGGTCCAGGTCCAGCGTGCCGCCCTGGTCGCGTGCGGTCGGCGACGCGTCCCCTTCGTAGACGGTCGAGGCGATGCCGTGCACGTGCAGGACGCGCGCCAGCGTCAGCCCTCCCAACCCCGCGCCCACGATGGCGATTCGGCGTTCTCCGGACATGGTGGTGCCTCCTTGGCTCGGCGGCGCCGGTGCGCTGCGGACGACAGGAGAGTAGGGCGACGAACGCGTTCGTGGCAAACGCGTTCGTTACGAACGCGTTCGTCAACGGGTACGATGACCCCATGACAGCGCACCCCACCGCCCCGCGGAGCCGCCGGGAACGTCCGGCGAAACCGGCCCTGACCCGGGAAGGCATCATCGCCACCACGGTCGACCTCATGCGTGCCGAGGGCCTGGAGCGGGTCACGATGCGCCGCCTGGCCCGGGAGCTGGACACCGGGCCCGCCTCGCTCTACGTCTACGTCCGCAACCTCGCCGAGCTGCACGCGGCCGTCCTGGAGGAACTCCTCGGCACGGTCGACCTGAGTCCGGCCGGTGCGGACGGCGACTGGCGCGACCGGCTGGTGCGGATTCTCACCTCGTACACCTCGCTGCTGTTCGAGTACCCCGGTCTCGCCCAGTCCGCCCTGGTGGCGCGCCCCTCCGGGAAGAACTATCTGAATCTGGGGGAGGCGCTGCTGACGCTGCTGGACGAGGGCGGTCTCGAGCCCGGCCGGGCCGCATGGCTGGTCGACCTGCTGATGCAGTTCGCCACCGCGACCGCGGCCGAGCACGCCCACCGCGCCCCCGGCGACACGCCCCAGAGCGAAGCGGACTGGCAGGCGCTCGCCGCGCGGGTGCGGGGCGCCTCCCCGCGCACGTATCCGCACATCGCCGCGCTCGGCCCCCGGCTGCTGTCCGGCTCCCCCCAGGACCGGCTGGTCTGGGGCTTCCACGTCCTCATCGCCGGGGCGCGGCACACCCCACTGCCCGAGACGCTCGCCCCGTCCCCGGTGGACGGCGGCGCGATCACCGCCGCTCGCCAGGACTGATATGCCCCGCTTCGACCCTCTGTGCCATGCTGTGAGGGGAGAAGCTTGGCGGTGCTATCTGCGGGATCTGCGGGATCTGCGGGCTTTCTCCTTCCGGGAGGCATGACTCGGGTACGCCCACGAAACCGGCGGTCCGCGCACGGAGGCGGTGCAGGCGGCTGTGACCGGGCATGTGCTGACGTTCACCGGGACCGCGTTGGTGGCTGTCTACGTGCTCGACGCGGAGGGGGCCGAACTGCGGCTGGCCGAGACGGTGAGCAGCGCCGGACGGCCGTACGCGCTGCCGGCCCGCTATCTGCTGTCCGGCCGGTCCCCCGTGGCCGACGCCTTCCGCACCGGGCGCCCCCTGTGGCTGTCCCCCGACGAACTCGCCGGCTACGGCCCCGGCACACCCGAAACCGACACCGCGCCCGGCACACCCGAAACCGGCGCCGCGCCCGGCACCGCGCCCGGCGTCTCGCTGGGCGCGCTGCCGCTCGGCGGGGACGGCAGGGGGCTCGGATGCCTGGTGGTCGTGGACGAGGCGCCCGACGGCATCGACGCCGACCGCCGGGGATTCCTCGAGCTCTACGCCCACCACGTGGCCGCCGGGCTCGAAGCGGCCGGCCCGCG is a window from the Streptomyces luomodiensis genome containing:
- a CDS encoding MBL fold metallo-hydrolase, translating into MSVEITWWGHATATVRDSGVRVLTDPLFVRRLAHLRRRRGPVPPAAAAVADVALVSHLHADHLHLGSLAKLAPGTQLVVPRGAGRAVPGLRRVVAARGLRVTEMAPGDVCTVGEVRIRAVPAAHDGRRLPYGPSRVPALGYVLSGESTTYFAGDTGLFDRMAEAVGPCEVALLPVGGWGPYLGHGHLDPGRAAQALARLGARCAVPVHYGTYWPIGMDAIRPHEFHAPGDDFVRHAGRLAPDAVVHRLGHGECVRLEPAR
- a CDS encoding dipeptidase, with translation MSRALHRRAVVADAHNDLLIAVTARPPHRWAGYFRERWLPQLREGGVDLQVLPVFIDDRFRPEGALRETLRMIECAHTLAEGNADEVRLCLDGDDIDAALAEGRIALVLALESAPGLDADVELFSTVHRLGVRIASIAHWGRTALADGSGEDATGSRLTEAGVRALREMERLGILFDVSHLGASGVAHVLELATRPVLATHSSARALLDHHRNLTDEQLRGIAATGGLVCVNFLGEFLATDQADRTVDRLADHILHIAEVIGVDRVGLGPDFIKEVSDDTTPPCCEDVEYARLLVPGLEGPRGLPLVTEALIRGGLPEADVEKILGGNVLDIFRKELGRPR
- a CDS encoding alpha/beta fold hydrolase encodes the protein MTSQQTTGFTIEPYPGLPLTVRDVGAGRPVLVLHGGGGPATMTGVVDHFAATSRVLAPTHPGWDGTPRPEWFSGVGDLAETYLELLDDRDLSDVVVLGSSFGGWIASEMTVRDRGRRIGALIIVDAIGPRVEGHEVRIPTAPPGSPAPAAPAGSAAPAGSPAPAAPPSGQGSGAPEPPRGPSPEAIRAMLAYTGPSLSDPKLLHRLARVKVPALAVWGENDTVVTPDFGRAYAAAIPGARFELIRDAGHLPAREAPQATFATIDAFLAAAGR
- a CDS encoding FAD-dependent oxidoreductase; the protein is MSGERRIAIVGAGLGGLTLARVLHVHGIASTVYEGDASPTARDQGGTLDLDRESGQRALLLAGLLEEFRPLSRPEGGELRLLDKDATVGLRIPPPEPGEGEERPEIDRSALRNLLLGSLPEGTVRWGHKVRTVAMGAAGRPTLTLSDGRTVEPDLLVGADGAWSRVRTLLSHADPVYSGLSFVDGLLRDVGTRHPAIAELVGQGMMFALADEKGLTAQRNGGDRIRVYSAVKVPEEWSRSGLIDPADPAASKKRLLDLFPDWDEQLRALIAGIDGPLVPRPIHALPIGHRWDRVPGVTLLGDAAHLMSPFAGAGANLAMLDGAELALALATHDDLETALNAYETPMFPRAEEAAALSAEHLTGFFGPDGLRTARDAFTAVTSGGAAR
- a CDS encoding TetR/AcrR family transcriptional regulator, with translation MTAHPTAPRSRRERPAKPALTREGIIATTVDLMRAEGLERVTMRRLARELDTGPASLYVYVRNLAELHAAVLEELLGTVDLSPAGADGDWRDRLVRILTSYTSLLFEYPGLAQSALVARPSGKNYLNLGEALLTLLDEGGLEPGRAAWLVDLLMQFATATAAEHAHRAPGDTPQSEADWQALAARVRGASPRTYPHIAALGPRLLSGSPQDRLVWGFHVLIAGARHTPLPETLAPSPVDGGAITAARQD